One genomic segment of Besnoitia besnoiti strain Bb-Ger1 chromosome VII, whole genome shotgun sequence includes these proteins:
- a CDS encoding hypothetical protein (encoded by transcript BESB_078350), whose translation MANDRSSSSPAVAGEKLKTGVYSPKQQALSDPCGATGKNYQPDWNKLQELLTCKYTQDLVDRHVSTFSKLCREYLLHYGGLPWTDLVHLTPLVRSLIKKFHAGTKEYAPALHDLCKVASLPFVSRGASEHLVHADAAIRFVLTLSDAAVPRVWSSHVVAATGGAEDAARVPGRDDGQVYHEALPPSQPSGVEAKTLSSEDVTCKSRSSAYPLYSTSSSLSNLPLFLIPPETPLQCHMAEDTSSTQTGRTTGTGFPNVDRREEALERIVPPFSGSGGVHLLSVWEKRSSDMPDKVPANDASVLGGDQRNLSLHSACETTADDRHLLRAPALPASPDVEAETATAQGSPVASSKREVIRSPLLHRGNDEWPTLADSVSIAFFDFLTAFAKQWQPAGGLNSASGDIAGLSSQPAAGVKPFLPFALPEFLPVVNLLKNVFLDPRTSRTVRSSIVQAMAPLSAWPLVASHLCECRVLTSLLGDVRLDASKYALRCAAPGVSDEDRIAVMDVLVNLADSGAGDETLVFPETTTTEDARALVESAAVSAKQVFESRACPHLEQTTNNLLCVIMLLSTHKRLLPLFASSGLLQRVVEECCDPVNDTTKETRAKRSSSAFEQKPPAQSTSAREYAPPSLAADQVESPIVPSCRGRSAHQAFKSGVQQSTADSPPCKGRIHCPSDCLGQSSKVNRGGAGDGANLRLDSALLQRSQSRCRALSTPSFPSERMGDVDTTERPVKNCGSHVLRENRSHSLYHGAPGPGLQEGNDRSGENPAPCRDILCWQTGEEWELTSCTQQSRGHLCRESDDDVERLKLGWITLANCLSDRDCQEEVRKSPFLRTVLHVLEAEVIPRRVKQHQLSPRHLSETQHRMLVVHAVECLRAALMHMTADFVNCGGLSLLLQLTSWRCFPKLTKDLLNLMLFVCVTSPDAARACTTLLRPAGSHDIHSGAVGTLVDWLRYCSSKKEASHLFEEFGTEERYSLSSQHSAVLLIATLGANSSEARAQLRHSAGLCLLVDEFHAIFSLLGCIQDSVSLTYLLCLVQCIWLAVVGDADNEEIFLQNSGLDIMLEFLQTVPRTLQRHLLGCLTELLQNSHAVHTCRKWRSKATGKTVMQILLHMWLQEQQRFCSITEGEAVQDIRRLLNPGILAPNSPLEGGTFDCSLSDAEPFDRAQRRLAKQAGSHHISTWCSSAQGHCQGASLAAPKKERSASSGCFRHSLRGFGGIAAPHRRRVRQPLELLHEKLDEQEPRDLRLDLYSMAAALSDDFQVLDEELTVLEKQQLESMRWYPECRLLEAWGEVRTRLSGQDICPVDSDKKWMETSIDNLVSICVGAREKQEALAKAANSSGSALLDRGLGDDLTTTSAAMATTQIRNRACPSSLASREPKENICSVNQTKKQQ comes from the exons CATCGTCTTCCCCTGCCGTGGCGGGTGAAAAGCTAAAAACGGGTGTATATTCGCCcaagcagcaggcgctgtcGGATCCCTGCGGAGCAACTGGAAAGAACTATCAGCCTGACTGGAACAAACTGCAAGAGTTACTCACTTGCAAATACACACAGGACTTGGTGGATCGGCATGTCTCGACATTTAGTAAACTTTGCCGTGAGTACTTGCTGCACTACGGTGGACTACCTTGGACTGATTTAGTTCATCTCACGCCGCTTGTGCGCTCTCTGATTAAAAAATTCCACGCCGGAACGAAGGAGTACGCACCAGCATTGCACGATCTATGCAAGGTAGCAAGTCTCCCCTTTGTTTCTCGAGGTGCTTCAGAGCATCTTGTTCATGCTGACGCGGCTATTCGCTTCGTTCTCACTCTCAGTGATGCAGCTGTTCCCCGTGTCTGGTCTTCACATGTTGTAGCGGCTACCGGTGGAGCCGAAGATGCTGCCCGGGTACCCGGCAGAGATGACGGGCAGGTGTACCACGAGGCACTGCCTCCCTCCCAACCATCTGGGGTCGAGGCCAAAACGCTTTCGTCTGAAGACGTTACCTGCAAATCACGGTCCTCAGCATACCCCCTGTACTccacttcttcctctctttcgaATCTGCCTCTATTTCTTATCCCTCCTGAAACACCACTGCAGTGCCACATGGCAGAAGACACGTCTAGCACTCAAACTGGGAGAACTACGGGAACGGGTTTCCCCAATGTggacagaagagaggaggctCTCGAGCGTATCGTACCCCCCTTCAGTGGGTCTGGTGGCGTACATTTGCTGTCCGTGTGGGAAAAGCGGAGTAGTGATATGCCCGACAAGGTGCCAGCAAATGATGCGTCAGTGCTAGGGGGAGACCAGCGAAACCTTTCTCTGCATTCGGCTTGCGAGACTACTGCGGACGACAGACATTTGCTGAGGGCACCAGCGCTGCCTGCGAGTCCGGATGTAGAGGCGGAAACCGCCACAGCCCAGGGAAGTCCAGTTGCCTCCTCGAAGAGAGAGGTCATTCGTTCCCCTCTACTTCACCGTGGCAACGATGAGTGGCCCACACTCGCCGATTCTGTCAGCATCGCCTTCTTCGATTTCCTCACGGCTTTCGCTAAACAGTGGCAGCCTGCAGGTGGTCTGAACTCTGCAAGCGGCGATATAGCAGGACT GTCTTCCCAGCCTGCTGCGGGAGTGAAACCGTTCTTGCCGTTCGCGCTTCCCGAATTCCTCCCGGTTGTAAACCTCTTGAAGAACGTCTTTTTGGACCCGCGAACGTCCCGGACTGTCCGGTCTTCAATTGTGCAGGCGATGGCTCCACTGTCTGCGTGGCCGCTGGTCGCCAGTCACTTGTGCGAGTGCCGCGTCCTCACGTCCCTCCTAGGCGACGTACGGCTGGATGCTTCTAAGTATGCACTCCGGTGTGCAGCCCCAGGTGTCTCCGACGAGGATCGCATCGCGGTGATGGATGTACTCGTCAACCTGGCTGACAGCGGTGCTGGCGACGAAACTCTCGTATTCCCCGAAACGACGAccacagaagacgcgcgagctcTTGTAGAAAGTGCCGCAGTCTCGGCTAAGCAAGTTTTCGAATCACGAGCCTGTCCCCACCTCGAACAGACTACGAACAATCTACTCTGTGTGATCATGCTGCTGTCTACCCACAAACGCCTCCTGCCTcttttcgcctcttctggGCTGCTGCAACGAGTGGTCGAAGAATGCTGCGACCCCGTGAATGACACAACaaaggagacacgcgccAAGCGCAGCTCATCCGCTTTTGAACAGAAACCGCCTGCACAGTCcacgagcgcgagagaatACGCGCCGCCTTCATTGGCAGCAGACCAAGTTGAATCTCCTATTGTTCCTTCATGTCGAGGCCGCTCCGCGCACCAGGCATTCAAATCAGGAGTCCAGCAGAGCACAGCAGACTCCCCACCCTGCAAAGGAAGAATCCATTGCCCATCAGATTGCCTCGGCCAGTCGTCGAAGGTGAATCGTGGAGGTGCGGGCGACGGTGCTAATTTACGCCTTGACTCTGCATTGTTGCAAAGGAGCCAGTCACGCTGTCGCGCCCTGTCCACACCGTCATTCCCGTCCGAACGAATGGGAGATGTTGACACCACGGAGAGGCCGGTGAAGAATTGTGGAAGCCACGTCTTGCGGGAGAACCGTTCCCACTCCCTGTACCATGGAGCGCCAGGCCCGGGACTGCAAGAGGGAAACGATCGAAGCGGCGAGAACCCTGCACCGTGCAGAGATATTCTTTGCTGGCAGACTGGCGAAGAATGGGAGCTTACGTCATGTACGCAGCAGTCACGAGGCCACCTGTGTCgcgaaagcgacgacgacgtggAAAGACTTAAGCTCGGCTGGATTACGCTCGCAAACTGCCTCTCCGACCGAGACTGTCAAGAGGAAGTTCGAAAGTCACCTTTCCTCCGTACCGTTCTACATGTGTTGGAGGCCGAAGTAATACCCAGGCGGGTGAAGCAACATCAGTTGAGCCCACGACATCTCAGTG AAACACAGCATCGGATGCTTGTTGTCCATGCCGTTGaatgcctccgcgcggcgctaATGCACATGACAGCTGATTTTGTCAACTGTGgaggcctctctcttctgctccAGCTCACTAGCTGGAGGTGCTTCCCTAAGCTTACGAAGGATCTCCTTAATCTAATGCTATTCGTCTGCGTGACGAGCCCCGATGCTGCGAGGGCCTGCACCACCCTGTTACGACCGGCCGGAAGCCACGATATTCACAGTGGTGCTGTCGGCACCCTCGTCGACTGGCTTCGATATTGCTCCTCAAAGAAGGAAGCCTCGCATCTCTTTGAAGAGTTTGGAACGGAAGAAAGGTACAGCCTGAGTAGTCAGCACTCAGCTGTGCTTCTCATCGCAACCTTGGGAGCGAACAGCAGTGAAGCTCGTGCCCAGCTTCGCCACTCGGCTGGCCTTTGCCTGCTTGTTGACGAGTTCCACGCCATTTTTTCACTGCTTGGCTGCATCCAAGACTCCGTATCCCTGACCTACTTGCTCTGCCTCGTCCAGTGCATTTGGCTTGCGGTTGTTGGGGATGCTGACAACGAGGAGATCTTCCTTCAAAACAGTGGACTGGACATCATGTTAGAATTTCTCCAAACCGTACCACGGACTCTTCAGAGGCAT TTGCTCGGCTGCCTTACAGAGCTGCTTCAGAATTCCCACGCAGTTCACACTTGCCGGAAGTGGAGATCGAAGGCAACAGGCAAAACTGTTATGCAGATCCTTCTTCATATGTGGTTGCAAGAACAGCAACGGTTCTGTAGTATTACGGAAGGAGAAGCCGTTCAGGATATCAGGAGGCTGCTGAATCCTGGGATTCTGGCTCCAAACAGTCCGCTGGAAGGTGGTACTTTCGATTGTTCCCTTTCGGATGCCGAACCTTTCGACAGGGCACAAAGGAGGCTGGCGAAACAAGCCGGCTCACACCACATCTCCACGTGGTGTTCTTCCGCTCAAGGGCATTGCCAAGGTGCCTCCTTAGCCGCTCCGAAAAAAGAgcgctccgcgtcttctggaTGCTTCAGACACTCTCTGCGTGGCTTCGGCGGGATCGCGGCGCCACACCGTAGGCGCGTTCGCCAGCCTCTGGAGCTCCTGCATGAGAAACTCGATGAACAAGAGCCAAGG GACCTGAGGCTGGATCTCTACTCCATGGCCGCCGCCCTTTCGGATGACTTTCAGGTGTTAGACGAAGAGCTGACGGTGCTAGAAAAACAACAACTAGAATCGATGAGATGGTACCCCGAGTGCCGTCTTCTGGAGGCTTGGGGAGAAGTTAGAACCCGGCTGTCAG GACAAGATATTTGTCCGGTCGACTCTGACAAGAAATGGATGGAAACCTCAATTGACAACTTGGTTTCAATCTGCGTGGGAGCAAGAGAAAAGCAGGAGGCGTTGGCCAAGGCAGCAAATTCCAGCGGCTCTGCGCTACTTGATCGTGGCCTAGGAGATGATTTAACAACTACGAGCGCAGCGATGGCTACTACACAAATTCGAAACAGAGCCTGCCCCTCTtcactcgcctctcgcgagcCGAAAGAGAACATCTGCTCCGTCAACCAGACAAAAAAGCAGCAATAA